Below is a window of Cyanobacterium stanieri LEGE 03274 DNA.
AACTCATGGCGCCGTGTAATACCCCCGGTTGCCCTGCGGTGAGGGTGGCGGCGTGTTTGCCAGAGTTTACCCCACTTCCTGCGGCTTCAATACCGATTAAACGTACAGCACCATCTTTGACAAATTCATAAAATAAACCCATGGCATTAGAACCACCGCCCACACAGGCGAGGAGAATATCAGGTAAACCGCCCCATTTTTCCAAACACTGCTCACGGGTTTCTTTGCCGATAACCGCATGGAAATCCCTTACCATCATGGGATAGGGATGGGGCCCTGCCACAGAACCGAGAATATAATGGGTATTTTCTACGTTGGTTACCCAGTCTCGGATGGCTTCGGAGGTGGCATCTTTGAGAGTGCCTGTCCCTGCGGAAACGGGTTGCACGGTAGCCCCTAAAAGACGCATTCTGAAGACGTTTAATTTTTGGCGTTCCATGTCTTCTACGCCCATATAAATGACGCACTGTAAACCAAAACGAGCGCACACGGTGGCGGTGGCTACTCCATGTTGTCCTGCCCCTGTTTCGGCGATAATTCTTTGTTTGCCCATGCGTTTGGCCAGTAACACTTGCCCTAGGGCGTTGTTGATTTTGTGAGCCCCTGTGTGGTTGAGATCTTCTCTTTTGAGGTAAATTTGAGGCCCTGTGCCGTCTGGTTTGGCATAATGTTGGGTGAGTCTTTCGGCAAAATAAAGGGGGCTTGATCTACCAACGTAGTCTTTTAATAGTTCGTCTAATTCTTGGTTAAATTCGGGATCGTTTTTATATTGATTGTAGGCGGTTTCTAGTTCGCTCAGCGCGGGCATGAGGGTTTCGGGAACATATTTTCCGCCGTATTTGCCAAAGCGTCCAAAGTTGTCGGGTACTTGAATAGAATTATTGCTAGTTTTTATGGGTGTCGTGGTCACGGTCTTTATTTTTTATAGTATTTTTCTTTCTATCATTATGGTACATCTTGACCCACGGACTGTTAAACTCTCACAAAATCGGCAATATTTAACTTCAATTCGGGATAATAGTTATATGTAAGTACGGGAG
It encodes the following:
- the trpB gene encoding tryptophan synthase subunit beta; protein product: MTTTPIKTSNNSIQVPDNFGRFGKYGGKYVPETLMPALSELETAYNQYKNDPEFNQELDELLKDYVGRSSPLYFAERLTQHYAKPDGTGPQIYLKREDLNHTGAHKINNALGQVLLAKRMGKQRIIAETGAGQHGVATATVCARFGLQCVIYMGVEDMERQKLNVFRMRLLGATVQPVSAGTGTLKDATSEAIRDWVTNVENTHYILGSVAGPHPYPMMVRDFHAVIGKETREQCLEKWGGLPDILLACVGGGSNAMGLFYEFVKDGAVRLIGIEAAGSGVNSGKHAATLTAGQPGVLHGAMSYLLQDQDGQVTEAHSISAGLDYPGVGPEHSYLKDEGRAEYYSVTDKEALDAFQLLCKLEGIIPALETAHAFAYLEKLCPTLEGSPKIVINSSGRGDKDVQTVARHIDGIDL